In Deinococcus psychrotolerans, a genomic segment contains:
- a CDS encoding NAD(P)/FAD-dependent oxidoreductase — MSFLLHSSTNTSPTDLLIIGAGPVGLHAAFYAGLRGLSVRLLEAQPEIGGQLSALYPDKVVYDWPGLPAIRAAEIVAALAAQLAPFNPEFRFGEVAQQLTQTPQGWTVTTQKDSYPARALIVAAGLGALLPRGVQLSGVHPDVRTLPPDPQTLEGQRVLIVGGVPQAVEAALKLSASGARVSLTHRRALFRGSPAQLAQLQSLRESGQLHIYAPAELSRLDATGAWLDRGDEPQHVAAATVVVLNGHLPELTPLQSWPLGWQGEYIPADAAQRTVLPGVFVAGDLSLAGGDFKLLSVGLAQAALAANHAVHFVRPDQKAKPGHSSDRRLP, encoded by the coding sequence GTGTCTTTTTTGCTCCATTCATCCACCAACACTTCCCCCACCGACCTGCTGATTATCGGCGCGGGGCCGGTGGGTCTTCACGCGGCCTTTTACGCGGGGCTGCGCGGCCTCAGCGTGCGCCTTTTGGAAGCTCAGCCTGAAATCGGCGGTCAGCTCAGCGCCCTCTACCCCGACAAAGTGGTCTATGACTGGCCCGGCCTCCCGGCTATCCGCGCCGCTGAGATTGTCGCCGCACTCGCCGCCCAGCTCGCTCCCTTCAATCCTGAGTTCCGCTTCGGCGAAGTCGCTCAGCAGCTTACCCAGACTCCCCAAGGCTGGACAGTCACGACCCAAAAGGACAGCTATCCGGCCCGCGCCTTAATTGTGGCGGCGGGGCTGGGGGCGCTGCTGCCACGTGGGGTTCAGCTCAGCGGCGTGCATCCTGATGTACGAACCTTGCCGCCTGATCCGCAAACGCTGGAGGGCCAGCGGGTCTTGATCGTGGGCGGAGTGCCTCAAGCGGTGGAGGCAGCCCTGAAGCTCTCGGCCAGCGGCGCACGGGTGAGCCTGACGCACCGCCGCGCCCTGTTTCGCGGCAGTCCTGCCCAGCTCGCGCAACTCCAAAGCCTGCGGGAGAGTGGGCAACTCCATATCTACGCGCCCGCCGAACTCAGCCGCCTAGACGCGACCGGCGCGTGGCTGGACAGGGGAGACGAACCACAGCACGTCGCCGCCGCTACGGTGGTTGTCCTGAACGGACACCTGCCAGAGCTGACACCGCTGCAAAGCTGGCCGCTGGGTTGGCAGGGCGAGTACATCCCGGCGGACGCGGCTCAGCGCACGGTGTTGCCCGGCGTCTTCGTGGCGGGTGATCTCAGCTTGGCGGGCGGCGACTTCAAGCTGCTGAGCGTGGGCCTCGCTCAAGCCGCGCTGGCCGCCAACCACGCCGTGCATTTTGTGCGGCCTGACCAGAAAGCCAAACCGGGCCACAGCAGTGACCGGCGGTTGCCGTAA
- a CDS encoding DUF6630 family protein, with protein sequence MDELLELLLTPLDEPHCQAVRQCWQRRSPEDAEYSSELDRLAAALQDYPEVYPPEWWLNPVLSRWWLCLRVDWKAVDEVEWQVQAISHTLGLREPPFVSQVAYQPGVCVPMVLIEAAAWLRLRGYELLAIDTGGDEYLAFPVRLSLLREAFQAAHTLSLRVHLI encoded by the coding sequence GTGGATGAACTGCTGGAACTGCTGCTGACACCGCTGGACGAGCCGCACTGCCAAGCTGTCAGGCAGTGCTGGCAAAGGCGGAGCCCCGAAGACGCGGAATACAGCAGCGAACTTGATAGGTTGGCCGCTGCTCTTCAGGATTACCCCGAAGTCTATCCTCCGGAGTGGTGGCTCAATCCGGTTTTGAGCCGTTGGTGGCTTTGCTTGCGGGTGGACTGGAAAGCTGTGGACGAGGTGGAGTGGCAAGTACAGGCCATCTCACACACGCTGGGGCTGCGCGAACCTCCCTTCGTCAGTCAGGTGGCTTATCAGCCGGGTGTTTGCGTGCCGATGGTGCTGATCGAGGCGGCAGCTTGGCTGCGTTTACGGGGCTACGAGCTGCTCGCAATTGATACGGGCGGTGACGAGTACCTTGCCTTCCCGGTACGGTTGAGCCTGCTCAGGGAGGCCTTTCAGGCAGCGCATACCCTTTCGCTCCGCGTACACCTGATTTAA
- a CDS encoding FAD-dependent oxidoreductase has protein sequence MSSSIFTPARPLRVAVIGSGPSGIYAAEALIKQSQVPAEVDVFDRLPTPYGLVRYGVAPDHLKIKSVTTLFQKVLSDTRVRFLGNVELGKDLSVDDLRAHYDAVIYTVGASSDRRLRVPGEDLTGSLSATEFVAWYNGHPDAAARTMLLHAAGAAVVGAGNVALDVSRILAKTAGELHTSDIAAHALAALEHSQVKDVYLLARRGPLQAKFTTKELREFGELEGADVVVLPEEIAVSDEDYAAITDNVVRRNVDVLREFAAKPLAGKPRRVHLRFLVSPAALLEGAAGHVGGIKLEKNRLDEEGNAVGTGEFETLDVQMVLRSVGYQGVALPGVPFDDKRGVIPNTAGRVEGRSGEYTSGWIKRGPSGVIGTNKADSVETVNTLLADLGTLTPAPGSSREAIDALLAAREVDVVTLSDHLTLEAHELAGGQAAGRPRLKVAERGAMFEVIRSGR, from the coding sequence ATGTCTTCTTCCATCTTCACTCCTGCCCGTCCGCTGCGCGTCGCCGTGATCGGCAGCGGCCCCAGCGGGATTTATGCCGCTGAAGCGCTCATTAAGCAAAGCCAAGTTCCCGCCGAGGTGGACGTCTTTGACCGCCTGCCCACCCCTTACGGCTTGGTGCGCTACGGCGTAGCTCCCGACCACCTCAAGATCAAGAGCGTGACCACCCTCTTTCAGAAAGTACTGAGCGATACACGGGTGCGTTTTTTGGGCAACGTCGAACTCGGTAAAGACCTCAGCGTGGACGACCTGAGGGCGCACTACGACGCCGTCATTTACACGGTGGGCGCGTCGTCAGATCGGCGGCTGAGGGTGCCGGGCGAAGACCTGACGGGCAGCCTGAGTGCCACCGAGTTCGTGGCCTGGTACAATGGCCACCCCGATGCCGCCGCCCGCACCATGCTGCTGCACGCGGCGGGCGCGGCGGTGGTGGGTGCGGGTAACGTGGCGCTGGACGTCTCGCGCATTCTGGCCAAAACTGCCGGCGAACTCCACACCTCCGACATCGCCGCCCACGCGCTGGCGGCGCTGGAGCACTCGCAGGTCAAAGATGTTTATCTGCTGGCGCGGCGCGGCCCGTTGCAGGCCAAGTTCACCACCAAGGAGCTGCGCGAATTTGGTGAGCTGGAAGGCGCGGATGTGGTGGTGCTCCCAGAAGAAATCGCCGTGAGTGACGAGGATTACGCCGCCATCACCGACAATGTGGTGCGGCGCAATGTGGACGTGTTGCGTGAGTTTGCGGCCAAGCCGCTGGCCGGTAAGCCCCGCCGGGTTCACCTGCGCTTTCTGGTGTCGCCCGCAGCACTTCTGGAGGGCGCAGCGGGCCATGTTGGCGGCATCAAGCTCGAGAAAAACCGGCTGGACGAAGAGGGCAACGCGGTGGGCACCGGCGAATTCGAAACCCTGGACGTTCAAATGGTGCTGCGGAGCGTGGGCTATCAGGGGGTGGCGCTCCCCGGCGTGCCGTTCGACGACAAGCGCGGCGTGATTCCCAACACGGCGGGCCGGGTGGAGGGGCGCAGCGGTGAATACACCTCCGGCTGGATTAAGCGCGGCCCCAGCGGCGTGATCGGCACCAACAAAGCCGACTCGGTGGAAACTGTGAACACCTTGCTCGCCGACCTCGGCACGTTGACGCCCGCTCCCGGAAGCAGCCGGGAAGCCATCGACGCTTTGCTGGCCGCCAGGGAGGTCGACGTGGTGACGCTGAGCGATCACCTGACCCTGGAAGCCCACGAACTCGCCGGAGGTCAAGCGGCGGGCCGTCCGCGCCTCAAAGTGGCCGAGCGTGGGGCCATGTTCGAAGTGATTCGCTCCGGGCGCTGA
- a CDS encoding CHASE2 domain-containing protein, whose protein sequence is MPRPERRAVLAPLAALLAVGLLMGLPENVRLWSVLDRTFTRPPDPRVVVVGIDDASLRDYGRLSDWNRDLYARALGTLRQAGAKAVGFDILFGAPEAGDASLSAAVGQGGVVLASSPQLPQGARAWKALYGVASLNIEGGAVSRFQTAYQSTDGQLWPSFSAQLARLAGTSRTLDTSKQLLRSLPANPGALPVYSFRDVVNGNVAFSELQGKVVLIGLTASSVPGTTFPDSRLDPVPGVILQAGAVSSLLGEPLRSVPFWLSALICAVLAASAVWLGDIWGFGLALVGVGLSVPLFLANWLFPGTAASLSAILGTAFVAGGRFWTLRRFKTLDPLTGLGNRLAFTRAAENRWNQRAARPLGLLLIDLGGFRRVNEMYGRAAGDEVLRRVAEVLRQGRTRRDVVFRWGASEFAVLTEPASLDLTPLARQLQSALAGTSYKDIALRISVGQAISTPQMSQPSELIEQASQNRYRMKYQLEE, encoded by the coding sequence ATGCCGCGCCCTGAGCGCCGCGCTGTTCTTGCGCCACTGGCCGCGCTCCTCGCCGTGGGGCTGCTGATGGGCCTTCCAGAAAATGTGCGGCTGTGGAGCGTCCTTGACCGCACGTTCACCCGTCCCCCCGACCCCAGAGTGGTGGTGGTGGGCATCGACGACGCCTCGCTGCGCGATTACGGCCGGCTGAGTGATTGGAACCGCGACCTCTACGCCCGCGCCCTCGGCACCCTGCGCCAAGCCGGAGCCAAAGCGGTGGGGTTTGACATCTTGTTCGGCGCTCCAGAGGCGGGCGACGCTTCTTTGTCGGCTGCTGTGGGTCAGGGCGGGGTGGTGCTGGCCAGCAGTCCACAACTGCCGCAGGGTGCCCGCGCTTGGAAAGCCCTGTACGGCGTGGCCAGCCTCAACATCGAAGGCGGAGCGGTCAGCCGCTTTCAAACCGCCTATCAAAGCACGGACGGTCAGCTTTGGCCCAGCTTCAGCGCACAGCTTGCTCGGCTGGCAGGAACCAGTCGGACACTCGACACGAGTAAGCAGCTGCTGCGCTCGCTGCCTGCCAACCCGGGGGCGCTGCCTGTCTACTCGTTTCGGGATGTGGTCAACGGCAATGTGGCGTTTTCCGAGTTGCAGGGCAAGGTCGTGCTGATCGGCTTAACGGCCAGCAGCGTTCCCGGCACCACTTTTCCCGATTCACGCCTCGATCCGGTGCCGGGCGTGATCTTGCAAGCGGGAGCCGTCTCGTCGCTGTTGGGTGAGCCGCTGAGGAGCGTGCCGTTTTGGCTCAGCGCCCTGATTTGCGCGGTGCTGGCGGCCTCAGCAGTCTGGCTGGGCGATATCTGGGGCTTTGGACTGGCACTGGTGGGAGTGGGCCTGAGCGTGCCGCTGTTTCTAGCCAACTGGCTGTTCCCCGGCACTGCCGCTTCGCTCTCAGCTATTCTCGGCACCGCTTTTGTGGCGGGCGGGCGGTTCTGGACACTGCGCCGCTTCAAGACCCTCGACCCGCTGACCGGACTGGGTAACCGGCTGGCTTTTACCCGCGCCGCCGAGAACCGCTGGAACCAAAGGGCGGCGCGGCCACTGGGCCTGCTACTGATCGATCTGGGCGGCTTCCGGCGCGTCAACGAAATGTATGGCCGCGCGGCGGGCGACGAAGTGCTGCGCCGGGTCGCCGAGGTGCTGCGGCAAGGGCGCACGCGGCGCGACGTGGTGTTCCGCTGGGGAGCTAGCGAGTTCGCGGTGTTGACTGAACCGGCCAGCTTAGATTTGACGCCGCTGGCCCGGCAGCTTCAAAGCGCTCTGGCCGGCACCAGCTACAAAGACATTGCGCTGCGAATCAGCGTGGGGCAGGCCATCAGCACACCGCAGATGAGCCAGCCGAGCGAACTGATCGAGCAAGCGTCTCAAAACCGTTACCGCATGAAGTACCAGCTCGAAGAGTAG
- a CDS encoding ABC transporter permease — MTVVAAVPKRKKQENILWRRFKKSAPGKVGAVIVLFFVVIALLAPVLQPYDPSTDIDYRFRLAPPSISALWDNDTKEKYTDAVSGKVQYFKHPFGTDNLGRDIATRVLHGARVSLQIGIFATVLALVTGSLLGLLAGFYGGWIDTVLGYFSDVMLAFPSILLAIGIVSISNRPGLTTAMIAVSVVQIPIYLRLARSVVLSVREREFVQAASALGAGQGRTIFKHVLPNSLTPLIVQGALSIATATIEAAALGFIGLGAQPPTPEWGTMLADSREYYTQAAWTMIFPGLAILLTVLGFNLFGDGLRDVLDPRSNQ; from the coding sequence ATGACTGTTGTCGCCGCCGTTCCCAAGCGCAAGAAGCAAGAAAACATCTTGTGGCGCAGATTCAAGAAGAGTGCTCCCGGCAAAGTAGGGGCCGTGATCGTGCTGTTTTTCGTGGTCATCGCGCTGCTCGCGCCGGTCTTGCAGCCTTACGACCCTTCCACCGACATCGATTACCGCTTCCGCCTCGCGCCGCCGAGCATTTCCGCGCTGTGGGACAATGACACCAAAGAGAAATACACCGACGCCGTCAGCGGTAAAGTTCAGTATTTTAAGCATCCGTTCGGCACGGATAATCTGGGCCGCGACATTGCCACGCGGGTGCTGCACGGCGCACGGGTCAGCCTCCAGATCGGGATTTTCGCCACGGTGCTGGCGCTGGTGACGGGCAGTTTGCTGGGCTTGCTGGCCGGATTTTACGGAGGCTGGATCGATACGGTGCTGGGCTATTTCAGCGACGTGATGCTGGCCTTTCCGAGTATTTTGCTCGCCATCGGCATTGTCAGTATCTCCAACCGCCCCGGCCTGACCACCGCCATGATCGCCGTGAGCGTGGTGCAAATTCCCATTTACTTGCGCCTGGCCCGCAGTGTGGTGCTGAGCGTGCGCGAGCGCGAGTTCGTGCAGGCCGCCAGCGCTCTGGGCGCGGGGCAGGGCCGCACCATCTTCAAGCACGTGCTGCCCAATAGCCTGACGCCGCTGATCGTGCAGGGAGCGCTCAGCATCGCCACGGCCACCATTGAGGCCGCCGCGCTGGGCTTTATCGGGCTGGGCGCTCAGCCGCCGACCCCCGAATGGGGCACCATGCTAGCCGATAGCCGTGAATACTACACCCAAGCGGCTTGGACGATGATCTTTCCAGGCTTGGCCATTTTGCTCACTGTGCTGGGCTTTAACTTGTTCGGCGACGGTTTGAGAGACGTGCTCGACCCGAGAAGCAACCAGTAA